Proteins from a genomic interval of Xanthomonas sp. AM6:
- a CDS encoding DUF2272 domain-containing protein encodes MARPWFALLCAAALFPAGRAAAAEVCDLPPRYGLTPTAVAIVRTACNEHRLWWRPFIDTEGRLAGLRVTEAERGYLADHGIEAWQRVAAYWRDSGTLGAMGASDGAASCQALDGSRYRQADCRAFIVDNPWSAAFVSYVMVHAGVSGFHTSVRHIEYIRAAYQGGADGLPYRYADPQQDKPAPGDLLCFLRGRKQPLGAAGLREALARGGALPWESHCDIVVAANVGGDHTLYLIGGNVLNAVTMRKLPLDRAGRLQLQAPLAQDQVGDDGAGLECTPGREELCDFNRQDWAALLQLQPQAQLQPPATPGVQPAPDPAAPPVPAPAATPLPAPAAPGTAPAMPAATTPAMPTPAAEPHATEPVRPAR; translated from the coding sequence ATGGCCCGTCCCTGGTTCGCGTTGTTGTGTGCCGCCGCCCTGTTTCCCGCCGGCCGTGCGGCCGCGGCGGAAGTGTGCGACCTGCCGCCGCGCTACGGCCTGACCCCGACCGCGGTGGCCATCGTGCGCACCGCCTGCAACGAGCATCGCCTGTGGTGGCGGCCGTTCATCGATACCGAAGGCCGCCTTGCCGGACTGCGCGTGACCGAGGCCGAACGCGGCTATCTCGCCGACCACGGCATCGAGGCCTGGCAGCGCGTGGCCGCCTACTGGCGCGACAGCGGCACGCTGGGCGCGATGGGCGCCAGCGACGGTGCCGCCAGCTGCCAGGCGCTGGACGGCTCGCGCTACCGGCAGGCCGACTGCCGTGCGTTCATCGTCGACAACCCGTGGTCGGCGGCGTTCGTGTCCTACGTGATGGTGCACGCCGGCGTGAGCGGCTTCCATACCTCGGTACGGCATATCGAGTACATCCGCGCCGCCTACCAGGGCGGCGCCGACGGCCTGCCGTACCGCTATGCCGATCCGCAGCAGGACAAGCCCGCACCGGGCGATCTGCTGTGCTTCCTGCGCGGGCGCAAGCAGCCGCTGGGCGCGGCCGGGCTGCGCGAGGCGCTGGCGCGCGGCGGCGCGCTGCCCTGGGAATCGCATTGCGACATCGTGGTCGCGGCCAACGTCGGCGGCGACCACACCCTGTACCTGATCGGCGGCAACGTGCTCAACGCGGTGACCATGCGCAAGCTGCCGCTGGACCGCGCCGGCCGCCTGCAGCTGCAGGCGCCGCTGGCGCAGGACCAGGTCGGCGACGACGGCGCCGGCCTGGAATGCACGCCCGGCCGCGAGGAACTGTGCGACTTCAACCGCCAGGACTGGGCCGCGCTGCTGCAACTGCAGCCGCAGGCGCAATTGCAGCCGCCGGCGACCCCGGGCGTGCAGCCGGCGCCCGATCCAGCGGCGCCGCCGGTTCCGGCGCCGGCCGCGACTCCGCTTCCGGCACCGGCAGCGCCCGGTACCGCGCCTGCCATGCCCGCGGCCACCACACCCGCGATGCCCACGCCCGCCGCAGAGCCGCATGCCACCGAACCTGTCCGGCCGGCGCGCTGA